Proteins found in one Phoenicibacter congonensis genomic segment:
- the modB gene encoding molybdate ABC transporter permease subunit produces MKRITAKTLIDPVIALSVFALLIFLIALGNTNSAYANEDTSQSSNSQIQMSEDNKGARVIDAPFSLSNFNRAQKGSNREINGKYYGYSYLIGQQTNKLIQIIATEDRAIVYIPKSEADSLSININDNETQGILQACLNELDAKNNTGGNNLEKIGNIIYTSDTKVELDGVEYLFDQKIGDDVYAFVIGSNGEDVTDGESANYTKPVFLDSASLGTYDDITIGKEKTWIDNAHDFFANLDWSPLYVTIKTTGVAIVVVFILGLFAAYFALSLSGKTRSILDSFFTIPMVLPPTVCGFILLFLCGSNTGFGRFFINIGFPLIFSWPATVIAAVVVSFPLMYRSALGAFENLDANLLNSAKTLGWSNAKIFRKLMMPLSWSSIAAGTVLAFARALGEFGATLFLAGNYVGITRTIPIAIYFEWMNGNNETAWFWTAIVIAVSFLVILFINIWSNRTVKYRRTKD; encoded by the coding sequence ATGAAAAGAATTACCGCCAAAACTTTAATTGATCCTGTTATTGCGCTGAGCGTGTTTGCACTTCTAATTTTTTTAATAGCTTTAGGTAACACAAACTCAGCATATGCAAATGAAGACACAAGCCAAAGCTCAAACTCTCAAATCCAAATGTCAGAAGACAATAAGGGCGCTCGCGTAATCGATGCGCCCTTTTCTCTCTCAAATTTCAACAGAGCGCAAAAAGGCTCAAACCGAGAGATAAATGGGAAATACTACGGCTATTCCTATTTGATTGGCCAACAGACCAATAAATTAATACAAATTATTGCCACCGAAGACAGAGCAATCGTCTACATACCAAAAAGCGAGGCTGACTCTCTCAGCATTAACATCAATGACAATGAAACTCAAGGAATCCTGCAAGCATGCCTAAACGAGCTCGATGCAAAAAACAACACAGGTGGCAATAACCTTGAAAAGATAGGCAACATCATCTACACAAGTGACACTAAAGTTGAGTTAGATGGTGTTGAATATCTCTTCGACCAAAAAATTGGCGACGATGTTTATGCATTTGTGATTGGTTCAAACGGAGAAGACGTCACCGACGGCGAAAGTGCAAATTACACAAAACCAGTCTTTCTTGACAGTGCTAGCCTTGGAACCTATGACGACATAACCATTGGGAAAGAAAAAACCTGGATTGACAACGCTCACGACTTTTTCGCAAACCTCGACTGGAGCCCGCTTTATGTCACCATTAAAACAACAGGTGTGGCCATCGTCGTTGTTTTCATCTTAGGCCTTTTTGCAGCCTATTTCGCACTGAGTCTGTCAGGGAAAACGAGAAGCATTCTTGATAGCTTCTTCACAATTCCCATGGTTCTTCCACCGACAGTCTGCGGCTTCATTTTGTTATTCTTATGCGGAAGCAATACAGGATTTGGACGCTTTTTTATAAACATTGGGTTTCCGTTGATATTCAGCTGGCCAGCAACTGTCATTGCTGCCGTGGTTGTGTCATTCCCACTGATGTATCGAAGTGCACTCGGTGCGTTTGAAAACTTAGATGCAAACCTTTTGAATTCTGCAAAAACACTTGGTTGGTCAAACGCAAAGATTTTTAGAAAGCTAATGATGCCTCTTTCTTGGAGTTCAATCGCCGCCGGCACTGTGCTTGCTTTTGCAAGAGCGCTCGGTGAATTTGGCGCAACTCTCTTTCTTGCTGGAAATTATGTTGGAATCACAAGAACAATTCCAATTGCAATTTACTTCGAATGGATGAATGGGAACAACGAAACTGCATGGTTCTGGACAGCAATCGTCATAGCTGTGAGCTTCCTAGTAATTTTATTCATCAACATTTGGAGCAACAGAACGGTAAAGTACAGAAGAACTAAAGATTAA
- a CDS encoding sulfate/molybdate ABC transporter ATP-binding protein encodes MSILVDIKKNFKGFTLDMNFEVENETLGLLGASGCGKSVTLKCIAGIETPDEGKIIVNDRVFFEREAGKKPTVNLTPQERKTALLFQNYMLFPNLTVKQNIAAGIDKNTPKEKVEAEVKKQAKRFSLTGMEDRYPTQLSGGQQQRVAIARMLAAKPGILMLDEPFSALDAHLKGALEQHLSVVFSEFEGSILYVSHDIDEALRLTDKIAVVDNGKISEICTKDELVNEPKSLAGLKLSGCKNATTAIKLNDHCVHLPEWDIDVVTQCEVPDQITHFGVRAFRIEMAQGPGENCYLATVAHTTDSRFDRSVLLNFCKNQTNIDNSCLNSSDDLSKCLYWRIDKLKTEEKDIPNVNEKLWVKIPKDNIYMVCK; translated from the coding sequence ATGAGCATTTTAGTTGACATAAAAAAGAATTTTAAAGGCTTCACTCTCGACATGAACTTCGAAGTCGAAAACGAAACACTGGGCCTTCTCGGAGCTTCTGGATGTGGAAAAAGCGTTACGCTCAAATGCATTGCAGGGATTGAGACGCCAGATGAAGGCAAAATCATAGTAAACGATCGAGTTTTCTTCGAACGTGAAGCAGGCAAGAAGCCAACCGTCAATTTGACACCACAGGAAAGAAAAACTGCTCTGCTGTTTCAAAACTATATGTTATTTCCAAACCTCACGGTGAAGCAAAACATTGCAGCAGGAATTGACAAAAACACACCAAAAGAAAAAGTAGAAGCCGAAGTCAAAAAGCAGGCTAAAAGGTTTAGCCTGACAGGTATGGAAGACAGATATCCCACTCAACTTTCTGGAGGACAGCAACAGCGTGTCGCGATTGCGAGAATGCTTGCTGCAAAACCCGGCATATTAATGCTAGACGAACCATTTTCTGCGCTTGACGCTCATTTAAAAGGAGCACTCGAGCAACACTTGTCTGTTGTTTTTTCGGAGTTTGAAGGAAGCATTCTTTATGTTAGCCACGACATTGACGAAGCACTGCGTCTAACTGACAAAATTGCAGTTGTAGACAACGGAAAAATCTCTGAGATTTGCACAAAAGACGAACTTGTTAACGAACCAAAATCGCTTGCAGGGCTAAAGCTTTCAGGATGCAAAAACGCAACGACTGCCATTAAGCTAAATGACCACTGCGTGCATCTTCCTGAATGGGATATCGATGTTGTCACACAGTGTGAAGTGCCAGACCAAATTACTCATTTTGGTGTGCGTGCTTTTAGGATTGAAATGGCACAGGGCCCTGGCGAAAACTGCTATTTGGCGACAGTAGCGCACACTACCGACTCAAGATTTGACAGATCGGTCCTGCTCAACTTTTGCAAGAATCAAACAAACATCGACAATAGTTGCTTAAACAGTTCTGACGACCTCTCGAAGTGTCTTTATTGGAGAATTGATAAACTTAAAACTGAGGAAAAAGACATTCCGAACGTAAACGAAAAGTTGTGGGTCAAGATTCCAAAAGACAACATCTACATGGTCTGTAAATAG